From Streptomyces sp. NBC_00775, one genomic window encodes:
- a CDS encoding MFS transporter, whose product MTTTGISPASVSVSATSGKPAHRDGNVLRWLGAYTSSMMGDNVCYIALSWAAVQAGTPAQAGLVMAVSAIPRALLMLGGGVVADRFGPRKVVIGSDAVRCVAVLTLAAVLFATSPSLWLLAVLATVFGIVDALFMPAVGALPARVTSRDQLARVQGMRGLAIRFANVVGAPLGGLGVALGGSAAAFGLAGMLIAVSVPLLISVRMRELPADDAPDQAGGTAWRDLRDGLRYLRGHRVLAPLIVAIALGDLGFVGPLNVGLTLLADRRGWGASGMGWVVAAFGTGAGAAALLLTLRGRLPRAGSLAAVTILGGSVAIGALAFVPSVAGAVGVALVLGLLAGLSGALCGALLQTQADPAYLGRVSAVAGLVSLGLAPLSMPLTAAAIGWWGTGPVFVTSAAVCGLGGVLALCVRDLRRAELPR is encoded by the coding sequence GTGACCACGACCGGCATATCCCCGGCCTCCGTCTCCGTCTCCGCCACCTCCGGCAAGCCCGCTCACCGCGACGGCAACGTACTGCGCTGGCTCGGCGCCTACACCTCGTCGATGATGGGCGACAACGTCTGCTACATCGCGTTGTCCTGGGCGGCCGTGCAGGCCGGAACACCCGCGCAGGCCGGGCTCGTGATGGCCGTGAGCGCCATACCGCGCGCCCTGCTGATGCTGGGCGGCGGAGTGGTCGCCGACCGGTTCGGGCCGCGGAAGGTCGTCATCGGCAGTGACGCCGTGCGCTGCGTCGCCGTCCTCACGCTGGCCGCGGTGCTGTTCGCGACCAGCCCGAGTCTGTGGCTGCTGGCCGTGCTCGCCACCGTCTTCGGCATCGTCGACGCGCTCTTCATGCCCGCCGTGGGCGCCCTCCCGGCCCGCGTCACGAGCCGCGACCAGCTCGCCCGGGTCCAGGGCATGCGGGGCCTCGCCATCCGCTTCGCCAACGTGGTCGGCGCACCGCTCGGCGGCCTCGGCGTGGCGCTCGGGGGTTCGGCGGCGGCGTTCGGGCTCGCGGGGATGCTGATCGCCGTGTCGGTGCCGCTGCTGATCTCCGTACGCATGCGGGAGCTGCCCGCGGACGACGCGCCGGACCAGGCCGGCGGCACCGCCTGGCGGGACCTCCGTGACGGTCTGCGCTACCTCCGCGGCCACCGCGTGCTCGCCCCGCTCATCGTCGCCATCGCCCTCGGCGACCTCGGCTTCGTCGGGCCGCTGAACGTGGGGCTGACCCTGCTGGCCGACCGGCGCGGCTGGGGCGCCTCCGGGATGGGCTGGGTGGTCGCCGCGTTCGGGACCGGCGCGGGAGCCGCCGCCCTGCTGCTGACTCTGCGAGGACGCCTGCCGCGCGCGGGGAGCCTGGCCGCGGTGACCATCCTGGGCGGCTCGGTCGCGATCGGCGCCCTCGCCTTCGTGCCGAGCGTCGCCGGGGCCGTCGGTGTCGCCCTCGTCCTCGGGCTGCTCGCGGGGCTCAGCGGCGCCCTGTGCGGCGCGCTGCTGCAGACCCAGGCGGACCCCGCCTACCTGGGCCGGGTCAGCGCCGTAGCCGGACTGGTCAGCCTGGGCCTCGCCCCGCTCAGCATGCCGCTGACCGCCGCCGCGATCGGCTGGTGGGGCACCGGCCCCGTGTTCGTCACCAGCGCCGCGGTCTGCGGCCTCGGCGGGGTCCTCGCCCTGTGCGTCCGCGATCTGCGCCGCGCCGAGCTGCCCCGCTGA